One genomic segment of Nonomuraea coxensis DSM 45129 includes these proteins:
- a CDS encoding TetR/AcrR family transcriptional regulator — translation MPTSQRARPKDRKEAIALVAAELFCARGYHNVGIEDIAQEVGITGPAIYRHFPNKQAVLAAAVEELVTRFAECVAAGAGAATPGERLHAALRALVRYTLDRRGVARLYQWEARHLDPGLQAEPAASFDRSVRALRELLLGVRPELGRRDAALLTSAALSVVASPATHRASLPRAKAEQTVLSCVAAVLAADLPAPDRPPGARSEGFGRSEGSGGSEGSGRFALLPRRERLLAEAIRLFDERGYHQVSIADIGQAAGINASSVYTHFTGKAELLAAAYYRATSRLEHLTAAALSGAGTPAEALSRLIDTYVAYTFDQADLTAVYLTEGENLPPADLRRLRAAQRRHVDTWTGLLAELRPGEEPARVRFRAHAALNIVADLARSAGPSASESRTAALLRQVLVTNRDACLDPGAAPPDPGSASPDPGSASPNAAAAPSDLRGGTKAGDGP, via the coding sequence ATGCCGACAAGTCAGCGCGCCCGCCCCAAGGACCGCAAGGAGGCGATCGCCCTCGTCGCCGCCGAGCTGTTCTGCGCCCGCGGCTACCACAACGTCGGCATCGAGGACATCGCCCAGGAGGTCGGCATCACCGGCCCGGCCATCTACCGGCACTTCCCGAACAAGCAGGCCGTGCTCGCCGCCGCCGTCGAGGAGCTGGTCACCCGCTTCGCCGAGTGCGTCGCCGCCGGCGCCGGCGCCGCGACGCCCGGCGAACGCCTGCACGCCGCGCTGCGGGCGCTGGTCCGCTACACCCTCGACCGGCGCGGCGTGGCCCGGCTCTACCAGTGGGAGGCCCGCCATCTCGACCCCGGACTCCAGGCGGAGCCGGCCGCGTCGTTCGACCGCTCCGTGCGCGCCCTGCGCGAGCTGCTGCTGGGGGTGCGGCCCGAGCTGGGCCGGCGCGACGCCGCGCTGCTCACCTCGGCCGCGCTGAGCGTGGTCGCGAGCCCCGCCACGCACCGGGCGAGCCTGCCCAGGGCCAAGGCCGAGCAGACCGTCCTCAGCTGCGTCGCCGCGGTCCTCGCCGCCGACCTGCCCGCCCCGGACCGCCCGCCCGGCGCCCGGTCCGAAGGCTTCGGGCGGTCAGAGGGCTCCGGGGGGTCAGAGGGCTCCGGGAGGTTCGCGCTGCTGCCCCGCCGCGAGCGGCTGCTCGCCGAGGCCATCAGGCTCTTCGACGAGCGCGGCTACCACCAGGTCAGCATCGCCGACATCGGCCAGGCCGCCGGCATCAACGCCTCCAGCGTCTACACGCACTTCACCGGCAAGGCCGAGCTGCTCGCCGCCGCCTACTACCGCGCCACCAGCCGCCTGGAGCACCTGACGGCGGCCGCGCTGTCCGGCGCGGGCACGCCCGCCGAGGCCCTGTCCCGGCTGATCGACACCTACGTCGCCTACACCTTCGACCAGGCCGACCTCACCGCGGTCTACCTCACGGAGGGCGAGAACCTTCCCCCGGCCGACCTGCGGCGGCTGCGCGCCGCCCAGCGGCGGCACGTCGACACCTGGACCGGACTGCTCGCCGAGCTGCGCCCGGGGGAGGAGCCGGCCCGCGTCCGCTTCCGCGCGCACGCGGCGCTCAACATCGTGGCCGACCTCGCCCGCTCGGCCGGCCCGTCGGCGTCCGAGTCGCGCACCGCCGCGCTGCTCCGGCAGGTGCTCGTCACGAACCGCGACGCCTGCCTCGACCCCGGGGCTGCCCCTCCCGACCCCGGGTCCGCCTCTCCCGACCCCGGGTCGGCCTCTCCCAACGCCGCGGCCGCCCCTTCCGATCTCAGGGGCGGCACGAAGGCGGGCGACGGGCCGTGA
- a CDS encoding EamA family transporter, whose amino-acid sequence MRRGAGLALALGAAGCFAFSGPLAKYLIAAGLTPFEAVWTRLAGAGLLMVAVLAVARPHALRIRRVRLPFVALYAVTAVAGVQSLYFAAITRLPVGIALLLVYLAPVLVVAWARLVRKTRPAPAAYAGALVALAGLGIVAEVWRETRMDGIGLLLGLLAAACSAGYFLMNEGSGGEVDPLGLVAWGMTGAAVVLLPLARPWGIPWEVFTRSATPGPGGLPLPVAAAYAGLVVVATAVAYVLGVHAVRRLSAAVGATVASLEVIAGALAAWALAGETLGPAQVAGGLVVLSGALLARTAAAARTPQEA is encoded by the coding sequence GTGAGGAGGGGGGCGGGACTCGCCCTGGCGTTGGGGGCGGCGGGCTGCTTCGCGTTCTCGGGGCCGCTGGCCAAATATCTCATCGCCGCCGGGCTGACGCCGTTCGAGGCCGTGTGGACCCGGCTGGCCGGCGCGGGGCTGCTGATGGTGGCCGTCCTCGCCGTGGCCAGGCCGCACGCGCTGCGGATCCGCCGCGTCCGCCTGCCGTTCGTCGCGCTGTACGCGGTCACGGCGGTGGCGGGGGTGCAGTCGCTGTACTTCGCCGCGATCACCCGGCTGCCGGTCGGGATCGCGCTGCTGCTGGTCTACCTGGCGCCGGTGCTCGTGGTGGCGTGGGCGCGGCTGGTCAGGAAAACGCGACCAGCGCCCGCCGCGTACGCGGGGGCGCTGGTCGCGCTGGCCGGTCTCGGGATCGTCGCCGAGGTCTGGCGTGAGACGCGGATGGACGGGATCGGCCTGCTGCTCGGGCTGCTGGCCGCCGCCTGCTCCGCCGGCTACTTCCTGATGAACGAGGGCTCCGGCGGCGAGGTGGACCCCTTGGGCCTGGTCGCGTGGGGGATGACCGGGGCGGCGGTGGTGCTGCTGCCGCTCGCCCGGCCCTGGGGCATCCCCTGGGAGGTCTTCACCCGTTCCGCCACGCCCGGCCCCGGCGGCCTGCCGCTGCCGGTGGCCGCGGCGTACGCGGGGCTGGTGGTGGTCGCGACGGCGGTGGCGTACGTGCTGGGCGTGCACGCCGTGCGCCGCCTGTCGGCCGCCGTCGGCGCCACGGTCGCCTCGCTGGAGGTCATCGCCGGCGCGCTGGCCGCCTGGGCGCTGGCGGGGGAGACGCTCGGTCCGGCGCAGGTGGCGGGCGGCCTGGTCGTGCTCTCCGGCGCGTTGCTCGCGCGGACGGCCGCCGCCGCCCGGACGCCTCAGGAGGCGTAG
- a CDS encoding CHAP domain-containing protein — protein MFEHRLTHARTALRAALGAAVAAGAIAGGVAAGGTAAHADTDVRPPARAAQHTQAVQVTAEQVLATARAQIGTTENADGGGTKFQQWYTTSQRALETAARDGGSTTSYKNAPWCSMFVSWVGEHTGARSQIGWDAYAVTHAKWFEANQRFGTAPKPGAVVFFSWSGSKDLDAIDHVGFVVKDNGDGSLTTIEGNTGNGKVEQRTRPTSQVVGYGYPVYAS, from the coding sequence ATGTTCGAGCACCGTCTCACGCATGCCCGCACCGCCCTCCGCGCCGCGCTCGGCGCCGCAGTCGCCGCCGGCGCCATCGCCGGCGGAGTCGCCGCCGGCGGCACCGCCGCCCACGCCGACACCGACGTCCGCCCGCCCGCCCGGGCCGCCCAGCACACGCAGGCCGTCCAGGTGACCGCCGAGCAGGTCCTGGCCACGGCCAGGGCGCAGATCGGCACCACCGAGAACGCCGACGGCGGCGGCACCAAGTTCCAGCAGTGGTACACCACCTCGCAGCGCGCCCTGGAGACCGCCGCCCGCGACGGCGGCAGCACCACCTCCTACAAGAACGCCCCCTGGTGCTCGATGTTCGTGTCCTGGGTCGGCGAGCACACCGGCGCCCGCTCGCAGATCGGCTGGGACGCCTACGCCGTCACCCACGCCAAGTGGTTCGAGGCCAACCAGCGCTTCGGCACCGCGCCGAAGCCCGGCGCCGTCGTCTTCTTCTCGTGGAGCGGCAGCAAGGACCTCGACGCCATCGACCACGTCGGCTTCGTCGTCAAGGACAACGGCGACGGCAGCCTGACCACCATCGAGGGCAACACCGGCAACGGCAAGGTCGAGCAGCGGACCCGCCCGACCTCGCAGGTCGTCGGCTACGGCTACCCGGTCTACGCCTCCTGA
- a CDS encoding ABC transporter ATP-binding protein, whose translation MRNALELNDARKRYGPVTALDGVDLTVAEGETVALLGPNGAGKSTLLAVALGLLPATSGRATLLGLPPADALRAGRVGVLPQEAGLLDDVRVRELVAAVAAMYDRPPPLAATLRAAGITDLAERRVGRLSGGQRQRVRFALALAGGPELLVLDEPTAGLDVDGRRALWHEVNSRAGTTVFATHYLAEADAYADRVVLLARGRVVADGPVDAIKALVGGGEIRFDSAAVRGEADLARLRALPGVRGVHAGNGTVALRTADSDATLRALFAAFDDVRGVRVEGVDLESAFVSLTAGPDLVEGAR comes from the coding sequence ATGCGGAACGCGCTGGAACTGAACGACGCACGCAAACGCTACGGCCCCGTCACCGCCCTGGACGGAGTCGACCTCACCGTGGCGGAAGGGGAGACGGTCGCGCTGCTCGGCCCCAACGGAGCCGGCAAGAGCACCCTGCTCGCCGTCGCGCTCGGCCTGCTGCCGGCCACCTCGGGCCGGGCCACGCTGCTCGGCCTCCCGCCCGCCGACGCCCTGCGCGCCGGCCGGGTCGGCGTGCTGCCGCAGGAGGCGGGGCTGCTCGACGACGTACGGGTGCGCGAGCTGGTCGCCGCCGTCGCCGCCATGTACGACCGCCCGCCGCCCCTCGCCGCCACCCTGCGCGCCGCGGGGATCACGGACCTCGCCGAGCGCCGGGTCGGCCGGCTGTCCGGCGGGCAGCGCCAGCGGGTCAGGTTCGCCCTCGCCCTGGCCGGCGGCCCCGAGTTGCTGGTGCTCGACGAGCCCACCGCCGGCCTGGACGTCGACGGCCGCCGCGCCCTCTGGCACGAGGTCAACAGCCGCGCCGGCACCACCGTCTTCGCCACCCACTACCTGGCCGAGGCCGACGCCTACGCCGACCGCGTCGTGCTGCTGGCCCGCGGCCGGGTCGTCGCCGACGGCCCGGTGGACGCGATCAAGGCCCTGGTCGGAGGGGGAGAGATCCGCTTCGACAGCGCGGCCGTCCGCGGGGAGGCCGACCTGGCCCGGCTGCGCGCGCTGCCGGGCGTGCGCGGCGTCCACGCCGGGAACGGCACCGTGGCGCTGCGCACCGCCGACTCCGACGCGACGCTGCGGGCGCTGTTCGCCGCCTTCGACGACGTCCGGGGCGTGCGCGTCGAGGGCGTCGACCTGGAGAGCGCCTTCGTCAGCCTGACGGCCGGCCCGGACCTCGTGGAAGGAGCGCGCTGA
- a CDS encoding ABC transporter permease, protein MSAYVRLELARALRNPVGMTMLTVFPLLLFLLWAKVLTVAPPAQAMVSMATYGAMGGAMFVGGAIAMERAGGWLRQLAVTPLPAHGYVTAKLLGAAAGVLPSILVVLAAGALLGGVRLPAGTWAALVPLVWAGVLPFAALGVAFGYTFSGQLASLAMMIVYFGLSVLGGLWVPVTSMPSGMRALAEYSPTYQVGSLGWRALEGRPPTGLSLAVLAGWTLVFVALALWRYRRAL, encoded by the coding sequence ATGAGCGCGTACGTACGGCTGGAGCTGGCGCGAGCCCTCCGCAACCCGGTCGGGATGACCATGCTGACCGTCTTCCCGCTCCTGCTCTTCCTGCTGTGGGCCAAGGTGCTGACCGTGGCGCCGCCCGCCCAGGCGATGGTGTCCATGGCCACCTACGGGGCGATGGGCGGCGCGATGTTCGTCGGCGGCGCGATCGCGATGGAGCGGGCCGGCGGCTGGCTGCGGCAGCTCGCCGTCACCCCGCTGCCCGCCCACGGGTACGTGACCGCCAAGCTGCTCGGCGCCGCCGCCGGGGTGCTGCCCAGCATCCTCGTCGTGCTGGCGGCGGGCGCGCTGCTCGGCGGCGTACGGCTGCCCGCGGGCACGTGGGCGGCCCTGGTGCCGCTCGTCTGGGCGGGTGTGCTGCCGTTCGCCGCGCTCGGCGTGGCCTTCGGCTACACCTTCAGCGGCCAGCTCGCGAGCCTCGCCATGATGATCGTCTACTTCGGGCTGTCCGTGCTCGGCGGGCTGTGGGTGCCGGTCACGAGCATGCCGTCCGGCATGCGGGCCCTGGCCGAGTACAGCCCCACCTACCAGGTCGGCTCCCTCGGCTGGCGGGCGCTGGAGGGCAGGCCGCCGACGGGGCTCTCGCTCGCCGTGCTCGCCGGCTGGACGCTGGTCTTCGTCGCGCTGGCCCTCTGGCGTTACCGTCGGGCCCTGTGA